A single genomic interval of Isorropodon fossajaponicum endosymbiont JTNG4 harbors:
- a CDS encoding TIGR04211 family SH3 domain-containing protein, whose product MNLIKHLLLTLILLGTLSNARSFVYITDQVDIPMREDKTFSNNIVRSLSSGSKLSILQATKDGWTQVKYENSTGWVISRYLSNNPPARVQLEKLRQSHNANQLLTTKQSKRNTELEKQVKTLKNKNTGLSMQINKSQAEKQHVEQIYKDALKLEHSNERLTTQVLQLKTEIQLLESNSTATQESSSRNWFIAGGLVLFFGMMIGFIFPNFVNRRRY is encoded by the coding sequence ATGAATTTAATTAAACATTTATTATTAACACTCATACTACTTGGCACACTTTCTAATGCCAGGTCATTTGTCTACATCACTGACCAAGTAGACATTCCAATGCGCGAAGATAAAACATTTAGTAACAACATAGTGCGTTCTTTATCTTCTGGTTCAAAACTCTCTATCCTACAAGCCACTAAAGATGGCTGGACTCAAGTTAAGTATGAGAACTCAACAGGCTGGGTCATTTCAAGATATCTGTCTAACAATCCACCCGCAAGAGTGCAACTAGAAAAACTTAGGCAAAGCCATAACGCTAACCAATTACTAACCACCAAACAAAGCAAAAGAAACACAGAACTTGAAAAACAAGTTAAAACACTAAAAAATAAAAATACCGGGCTTTCTATGCAAATTAACAAATCTCAAGCTGAAAAGCAACACGTTGAACAAATTTATAAAGACGCACTAAAACTTGAACATTCTAACGAAAGGCTTACCACGCAAGTATTACAACTAAAAACTGAGATTCAACTATTAGAAAGCAACAGCACCGCCACGCAAGAGTCCAGTTCTCGTAATTGGTTCATTGCAGGTGGCTTGGTGTTATTTTTTGGCATGATGATAGGTTTCATTTTTCCAAACTTTGTTAACCGCAGGAGATATTAA
- the guaB gene encoding IMP dehydrogenase: MNLLKTAYTFDDVLLVPAHSKTMPKEVSLATQLTKNITLNTPILSAAMDTVTESKLAIAIAQEGGIGIIHKNMSVAEQANEVRHVKRFESGIIREPITISPKATIADVFKMQQQHNISALPVLEGNIIVGLVTGRDVRFETRLGELVENVMTPQNKLITVQEDTDMSEVRSLLQKHRIERVVITDDTFNLKGMINVSDIQKSTDFPNACKDSEEHLRVGAAVGVAIGTSERIDALVEAGVDVIVIDTAHGHSQGVLDRVLKTKRKHPNLAIIAGNIATGTAALDLVKAGADCVKVGIGPGSICTTRIVAGVGVPQISAISEVADALKGTGIPIIADGGIRYSGDIAKAFAAGAYCVMLGSMLAGTEESPGEVELYQGRSYKSYRGMGSLAAMNQAHGSSDRYFQSDSKADKLVPEGVEGRVPFKGSMRPIIHQMVGGVRSSMGYTGCDTLEKMRTNAQFVQITSAGMIESHVHDVSITKEAPNYHQ, from the coding sequence ATGAATTTACTAAAAACCGCATACACATTTGATGATGTATTACTAGTCCCCGCACACTCAAAAACTATGCCAAAAGAAGTGAGCCTAGCAACGCAATTAACTAAAAATATCACGCTTAATACGCCCATTCTTTCAGCAGCAATGGATACCGTCACTGAGTCTAAACTGGCCATTGCCATTGCCCAAGAAGGTGGTATTGGTATTATTCATAAAAACATGTCAGTGGCAGAGCAAGCCAATGAAGTGCGTCACGTCAAACGTTTTGAATCGGGCATTATCAGAGAGCCAATCACCATTTCACCAAAAGCAACCATTGCTGATGTCTTTAAAATGCAACAACAGCACAACATTTCTGCCTTGCCTGTGCTTGAGGGTAATATTATTGTTGGTCTAGTGACAGGTAGAGATGTAAGATTCGAAACCCGTTTGGGTGAATTGGTTGAAAACGTCATGACCCCACAAAACAAATTAATCACCGTTCAAGAAGACACAGATATGAGCGAGGTAAGGTCATTATTACAAAAACACCGCATTGAGCGCGTTGTCATAACCGATGATACCTTCAACCTTAAAGGTATGATTAATGTCAGCGACATTCAAAAATCAACAGACTTCCCCAATGCCTGCAAAGACTCAGAAGAGCATTTGCGCGTAGGTGCTGCTGTTGGTGTTGCTATTGGTACAAGCGAGCGTATCGACGCACTTGTTGAAGCAGGTGTGGACGTTATTGTTATTGACACTGCGCATGGGCACTCTCAAGGTGTGCTTGACAGAGTTTTAAAAACCAAAAGAAAACACCCAAACTTGGCTATTATTGCCGGCAATATCGCCACAGGTACAGCAGCACTAGATTTAGTCAAAGCAGGTGCAGACTGTGTAAAAGTGGGAATTGGTCCAGGTAGTATTTGCACCACTCGCATTGTTGCTGGTGTAGGTGTGCCACAAATCAGTGCCATTTCAGAAGTGGCAGATGCACTCAAAGGCACGGGCATACCAATTATTGCCGATGGTGGTATTCGCTATTCTGGCGACATTGCCAAAGCATTTGCTGCTGGCGCATACTGCGTTATGTTGGGCTCAATGTTAGCAGGCACTGAAGAATCTCCAGGCGAGGTTGAACTTTATCAAGGTCGTTCTTACAAATCCTATCGCGGCATGGGCTCACTAGCTGCAATGAACCAAGCACATGGCTCATCTGATCGCTATTTCCAGTCAGACTCTAAGGCTGACAAATTAGTACCAGAAGGCGTTGAAGGTCGCGTTCCATTTAAAGGCTCTATGCGTCCTATCATTCACCAAATGGTTGGTGGCGTTAGATCTTCTATGGGCTACACTGGTTGTGATACATTAGAAAAAATGCGTACAAATGCACAATTTGTACAAATCACCTCAGCAGGTATGATTGAGTCCCATGTTCACGATGTATCCATTACCAAAGAAGCGCCAAATTACCATCAATAA
- a CDS encoding cupin domain-containing protein, whose translation MLIKQALPNFISPITPDELAGLSLEKKFESRLITGSIANQEWPLSNGPFFENTFANLPKQDWTLLVQGVDRYIDEVYL comes from the coding sequence GTGCTAATCAAACAGGCACTGCCTAATTTTATCTCGCCCATCACCCCTGATGAATTAGCTGGGCTTTCACTTGAAAAAAAATTTGAATCAAGATTAATTACTGGCTCAATCGCCAATCAAGAGTGGCCGCTAAGCAATGGCCCATTTTTTGAAAACACATTCGCCAATTTACCAAAACAAGACTGGACGCTATTAGTCCAAGGGGTTGATAGATACATCGATGAAGTGTACCTGTAA
- a CDS encoding 4Fe-4S dicluster domain-containing protein encodes MMLKWDLARIVDTQGYIAYQGLRCEVCFNVCPAQGKAITIEMKHNGNGKHALFIPMVHYNSCTGCGKCKQACIMEEAVIKVLPIKLAMGKRQEHYKLGWEEEEIRKLPS; translated from the coding sequence ATGATGCTCAAATGGGATTTGGCTAGAATTGTGGATACTCAAGGTTATATTGCTTATCAAGGCTTACGTTGTGAGGTGTGTTTTAATGTTTGTCCAGCCCAAGGCAAAGCCATTACCATTGAGATGAAGCACAATGGTAATGGCAAACACGCATTGTTTATTCCAATGGTACATTATAACAGCTGTACAGGCTGTGGCAAGTGTAAACAAGCTTGTATTATGGAAGAAGCTGTTATTAAAGTATTACCCATTAAACTTGCAATGGGAAAACGCCAAGAACATTATAAATTGGGCTGGGAAGAGGAAGAAATCAGGAAACTCCCTAGTTAA
- a CDS encoding 4Fe-4S binding protein: protein MLFLLGPWFDVWIVKGNLSSSLTLNIVPLTDPYVLLQSLFVGYSLILDALIGALIVLLLYAIIGGRMFCSWVCPVNIVTDAAS from the coding sequence TTGTTATTTTTACTAGGACCTTGGTTTGATGTTTGGATTGTTAAAGGTAATTTAAGCTCAAGTTTAACGCTGAATATTGTGCCATTAACCGACCCTTATGTGTTGTTACAGTCTTTATTTGTAGGTTATTCACTGATATTGGATGCACTAATAGGTGCGTTGATTGTGTTATTGTTGTACGCTATTATTGGTGGGAGAATGTTTTGTTCTTGGGTATGTCCAGTTAATATTGTGACTGATGCTGCCAGTTAG
- a CDS encoding 4Fe-4S dicluster domain-containing protein encodes MSLLLAWLTGTLVWELVNPVSILHRSMSFDWGLIALIFLFDLFVLKNGWCSHLCPVGAFYSLLGKKSLLRVNALARENCTDCLECFAVCPESQAIKPTLKGNTSNIILDSHCTNCGRCIDICKPNVFGFTSRFKNTIK; translated from the coding sequence ATGAGTTTGTTATTAGCATGGCTGACAGGCACACTTGTTTGGGAATTGGTCAATCCTGTTTCTATTTTGCATCGAAGCATGAGTTTTGACTGGGGGTTAATCGCACTGATTTTTTTATTTGATTTGTTTGTGCTTAAAAATGGCTGGTGTTCTCACTTGTGCCCAGTTGGTGCATTTTATAGTTTGCTTGGTAAGAAGTCATTGTTACGGGTTAATGCACTGGCAAGAGAAAATTGTACAGATTGTTTGGAATGTTTTGCAGTTTGTCCAGAGTCACAAGCGATTAAGCCTACACTTAAAGGCAATACAAGCAATATCATATTGGATAGTCATTGTACTAATTGTGGCCGTTGTATTGATATTTGCAAACCTAATGTTTTTGGTTTTACCAGTCGCTTTAAAAACACCATTAAATAA
- a CDS encoding DUF2970 domain-containing protein, with protein MKGLGQVFKAVTSAMIGVGKKEDLAKDFARTEKQGPWAYIIVGLIMTFAFIGLIIVAVKLVLP; from the coding sequence ATGAAAGGGTTGGGGCAAGTATTTAAAGCGGTAACATCTGCCATGATTGGTGTGGGTAAAAAAGAAGACTTGGCTAAGGACTTTGCGCGTACTGAAAAACAAGGTCCATGGGCCTACATTATAGTTGGACTGATTATGACCTTTGCTTTTATTGGTTTAATAATAGTGGCTGTTAAGTTGGTATTGCCTTAG
- the cyoE gene encoding heme o synthase produces the protein MTMPSISDLLALCKLKVVALILLTAVVGMFLAVPAPYLPNGLLVLSASIGISMAAASASVFNHVVDEQIDAQMSRTNKRPLPQGKVSRNQALVWGVFLGLVGLGVLQLFVNTITMVLTFVSLIGYAIIYTLYLKRATPQNIVIGGAAGAAPPVLGWTAVSGIQGIEYACLLFLIVFIWTPPHFWALAIHRVEEYKKVDVPMLPVTHGLAYTRTQILLYTVLLLLVSLLPYLAGMSGLIYLAVTTALGIRFLMYAIKIYNNPDDKRIAWRTFTYSINYLMLLFVALLFDHYWLILPWEVFK, from the coding sequence ATGACAATGCCTTCAATCAGTGACTTACTAGCTTTGTGTAAACTTAAAGTAGTGGCACTGATATTGCTAACAGCAGTGGTGGGCATGTTTTTAGCTGTACCTGCGCCGTATTTACCTAACGGGTTGTTGGTGCTGAGTGCTTCAATTGGCATTAGTATGGCAGCCGCTTCAGCTTCAGTGTTTAATCATGTGGTTGATGAACAGATTGACGCTCAAATGTCTCGTACTAACAAGCGCCCTTTGCCACAAGGGAAAGTAAGCCGAAACCAAGCATTAGTATGGGGTGTATTTTTGGGGCTTGTTGGTCTTGGCGTTTTACAATTGTTTGTTAATACTATTACTATGGTGCTTACGTTCGTTTCACTGATTGGCTACGCCATCATTTATACCTTGTATCTTAAACGCGCAACACCACAAAATATTGTTATCGGCGGTGCAGCAGGTGCAGCACCTCCAGTGCTAGGTTGGACAGCAGTGTCTGGCATTCAAGGTATTGAGTATGCTTGTTTGTTGTTTTTAATTGTTTTTATCTGGACGCCACCACACTTTTGGGCATTGGCCATTCATCGGGTTGAGGAGTATAAAAAAGTCGACGTGCCAATGTTGCCAGTCACACACGGACTGGCCTATACCAGAACACAGATTTTGTTATACACAGTGTTGTTGTTGTTGGTTAGTTTGTTGCCTTATTTGGCTGGCATGTCAGGGCTTATTTATTTAGCAGTAACAACAGCGCTGGGTATTAGATTTTTGATGTATGCGATTAAGATTTATAACAATCCAGATGATAAAAGGATTGCTTGGCGTACCTTTACGTATTCAATTAATTATTTAATGTTGTTATTTGTTGCACTATTATTTGATCACTATTGGCTAATATTGCCTTGGGAGGTTTTTAAATGA
- the hisF gene encoding imidazole glycerol phosphate synthase subunit HisF produces MSLAKRIIPCLDVRDGRVVKGTKFVDIKDAGDPVEAAKRYDLEGADEITFLDITASIEGRDTMVHMVEAIAEQVFIPLTVGGGIRKSADVRAMLNAGADKVAVNSAAIFNPNLINQLSEEFGSQCIVIAIDAKRVTESPLKWEIFTHGGRKPTGIDAIEWAVNMTQGDNGAGEVLLTSMDCDGVKTGFDLLLTKAVSDAVDVPVIASGGVGNLEHLSEGVLQGGADAVLAASIFHFGDYTIQQAKQAMQENGIEVRL; encoded by the coding sequence ATGAGTTTAGCAAAAAGAATCATTCCTTGTCTTGATGTGCGTGATGGTCGTGTGGTTAAAGGCACTAAGTTTGTTGATATCAAGGATGCAGGCGACCCAGTTGAGGCGGCTAAGCGTTATGATCTTGAGGGCGCTGATGAGATTACTTTTTTAGACATTACTGCATCAATTGAGGGTAGGGACACTATGGTACATATGGTGGAGGCAATTGCTGAACAAGTATTTATTCCACTGACTGTGGGTGGCGGCATTCGTAAGTCGGCTGATGTGCGCGCGATGTTAAATGCAGGCGCGGATAAAGTTGCTGTTAATTCTGCTGCCATTTTTAATCCTAATCTAATTAACCAGTTAAGTGAAGAATTTGGCTCGCAATGTATTGTGATTGCAATTGATGCTAAAAGAGTGACCGAGAGCCCATTGAAATGGGAAATTTTTACTCACGGCGGACGCAAACCAACGGGTATTGACGCTATTGAGTGGGCAGTTAACATGACTCAAGGTGATAATGGTGCTGGTGAGGTGCTGCTTACCTCAATGGATTGTGATGGCGTTAAGACAGGCTTTGATTTGTTACTCACTAAGGCAGTTTCTGATGCGGTGGATGTGCCTGTGATTGCCTCTGGTGGTGTGGGTAATTTAGAGCATTTGTCTGAAGGTGTGTTACAAGGTGGTGCTGATGCAGTGCTGGCAGCTAGTATTTTTCATTTTGGTGACTATACGATACAACAAGCCAAACAAGCCATGCAAGAAAACGGCATAGAAGTCAGACTATAA
- the uppS gene encoding polyprenyl diphosphate synthase, producing MGTLKHIAIIMDGNGRWASKRSLPRILGHQQGIKAVCGVVKACAIRGIKTLTLFAFSSENKNRSTEEVFLLFKLFLGVLKQGVKKLNEHNIKLKIIGDMSLFPAKIQQTALDAQALLASNTGLTLVIAANYGGQWDIAQAAAKIAQAAIAGNIKANNINVDSFSQYLSLANEPTVDLLIRTSGELRISNFLLWDIAYSEFYFTETLWPDFSESELNKAITNFNNCNRRFGTRLKEKPC from the coding sequence ATGGGTACGCTTAAACACATCGCAATTATCATGGACGGCAATGGTCGTTGGGCATCAAAACGCTCTTTACCCCGCATTCTGGGACACCAACAAGGGATTAAAGCGGTGTGTGGTGTTGTTAAAGCTTGTGCAATACGCGGTATTAAAACACTGACCTTGTTTGCTTTTAGTAGCGAGAATAAAAACCGTTCGACTGAAGAAGTCTTTTTGTTATTTAAACTATTTCTTGGTGTGCTTAAACAAGGGGTTAAAAAACTCAATGAGCACAATATCAAACTAAAAATAATTGGGGATATGTCTTTATTTCCTGCCAAAATCCAACAAACAGCACTTGATGCACAGGCACTACTCGCTAGCAATACTGGTCTAACGCTAGTGATTGCAGCCAATTATGGTGGTCAATGGGACATTGCTCAAGCAGCAGCCAAGATCGCACAAGCAGCTATTGCTGGCAACATAAAAGCCAATAATATTAATGTGGATAGCTTCTCACAATATCTGTCATTAGCCAATGAGCCAACTGTTGATTTGTTAATTCGTACTAGTGGTGAACTTAGGATTAGTAATTTTTTACTGTGGGATATTGCTTATAGTGAGTTTTATTTCACAGAAACACTGTGGCCAGATTTTAGCGAGTCTGAATTAAACAAAGCCATCACCAACTTTAATAATTGTAATCGGCGTTTTGGCACAAGACTTAAAGAAAAACCATGCTAA
- a CDS encoding phosphatidate cytidylyltransferase translates to MLRQRIITALILAPLFIWAIFAMPSHYFAQLLLVFVALGAWEFSRLIKFKHLVARLLLMVGIVACALIIQNNAQIIAFVLYLSILWWMVNVYWVLSYPNKTNLWFNPLIVRIISGVLLLVPMWVALITLQQQYGADYFLLLMLIIWGADSGAYFTGKAIGKRKLAPKVSPGKSIEGVIGGIGAALIVMVVFLQYQNIATNQYLSYLLLAIVVASVSVLGDLLESLFKRTSNIKDSGQILPGHGGILDRIDSLTAAAPFFLLGLGLI, encoded by the coding sequence ATGCTAAGACAAAGAATCATCACCGCGCTCATTTTGGCACCATTATTTATTTGGGCAATATTCGCCATGCCCAGTCATTACTTCGCACAATTACTTTTGGTTTTTGTTGCACTTGGTGCATGGGAATTCTCACGTTTAATTAAATTTAAGCACTTAGTTGCTAGACTGTTATTGATGGTTGGTATTGTTGCCTGCGCACTCATCATTCAGAACAATGCCCAAATTATTGCGTTTGTGCTTTACTTGTCCATTTTATGGTGGATGGTTAATGTATATTGGGTACTAAGTTATCCCAATAAAACCAATCTGTGGTTTAATCCACTTATTGTTCGTATCATAAGTGGCGTATTGTTATTAGTGCCTATGTGGGTTGCATTAATTACTTTACAACAACAATACGGCGCTGATTATTTCTTACTACTCATGCTGATTATTTGGGGTGCTGATTCTGGTGCTTATTTTACTGGCAAGGCAATTGGCAAAAGAAAATTAGCACCAAAAGTAAGCCCAGGAAAATCAATCGAGGGTGTGATTGGTGGCATTGGCGCTGCCTTAATAGTGATGGTTGTGTTTTTACAATATCAAAATATAGCGACCAATCAATATTTGAGTTATTTACTATTAGCCATTGTTGTCGCTAGCGTATCAGTATTGGGCGATTTGCTTGAAAGCTTATTTAAACGCACCTCAAACATTAAAGACAGTGGACAAATTCTGCCTGGACATGGTGGCATTCTAGACCGAATTGATTCTCTCACAGCAGCAGCACCATTCTTTCTACTAGGGCTTGGCTTAATATGA
- the ispC gene encoding 1-deoxy-D-xylulose-5-phosphate reductoisomerase → MKNITLLGATGSIGKSTLSVVDLHPDQFNIFALSANTNWQQMLELCNKYQPNYAVMVDEQSAEKLSNAITTDTQVLSGTQALDKVAAHQDTDFVMAAIVGAAGMSSALCATKAGKRIMLANKESLVLAGDIFMQAVAEFNAELIPVDSEHSAIFQCLQSGRSGLNKIQLTASGGPFLHTSISKLKSITPDQACAHPNWSMGRKISVDSATMMNKGLEVIEAHYLFSLAPEQIDVVVHPQSIVHSSVYYKDGSTLSQLGNPDMRTVISYAMSYPQRINSGVAELDLTSTPALEFYQPDFEKFTCLKLAFEALNKGGNAMITMNAANEIAVEHFLNHQIGFLDIPKIIDQTLSTMKHTTPNSLDGVVNNDLVAREMTREIIKQYG, encoded by the coding sequence ATGAAAAATATAACCCTGCTCGGTGCGACTGGCTCTATCGGTAAAAGCACTTTGTCGGTAGTAGATTTACACCCTGATCAATTTAACATTTTTGCTCTAAGTGCCAATACCAACTGGCAACAAATGCTTGAGTTGTGTAACAAATACCAGCCCAATTATGCAGTCATGGTAGACGAGCAGTCTGCTGAAAAATTATCAAATGCCATCACCACTGACACCCAAGTACTTAGTGGCACTCAAGCGCTAGATAAGGTTGCTGCCCATCAAGACACCGACTTTGTTATGGCTGCTATTGTAGGCGCTGCTGGCATGTCCTCAGCCCTTTGTGCCACCAAAGCAGGCAAGCGCATTATGCTTGCAAATAAAGAATCACTGGTATTGGCAGGTGATATTTTTATGCAGGCAGTGGCAGAATTTAATGCCGAACTGATTCCTGTTGATTCAGAGCACAGCGCAATTTTCCAGTGCCTACAAAGTGGCAGATCAGGCTTAAACAAAATCCAGTTAACTGCCAGTGGTGGCCCGTTTTTGCACACATCGATTAGCAAACTTAAATCCATTACCCCAGATCAGGCCTGTGCACATCCAAACTGGTCAATGGGGCGTAAAATTTCGGTTGATTCTGCCACCATGATGAACAAAGGATTGGAAGTGATTGAGGCGCATTACTTATTTTCACTTGCGCCAGAACAAATTGACGTGGTGGTACACCCGCAAAGCATTGTACACTCATCAGTCTATTATAAAGACGGCTCAACGCTGTCTCAATTAGGCAATCCAGATATGCGCACAGTCATCTCATATGCCATGAGCTATCCACAACGTATTAACTCTGGCGTTGCTGAACTTGACTTGACTAGCACTCCTGCCTTAGAATTTTACCAACCAGATTTTGAAAAATTTACTTGCCTTAAGCTGGCTTTTGAAGCGCTAAACAAAGGCGGCAATGCCATGATTACCATGAATGCAGCCAATGAAATTGCAGTTGAACATTTTCTTAACCATCAAATTGGTTTCTTAGACATACCAAAAATCATTGACCAAACACTAAGCACCATGAAACACACAACGCCTAACTCTTTAGATGGTGTTGTTAATAACGACCTTGTTGCTCGTGAAATGACCCGTGAAATCATCAAGCAGTATGGGTAA
- a CDS encoding M23 family metallopeptidase: protein MAIIYQSIIKNKSIEAFAYKNKHGHLDYFDRFGHSLSSSFLKAPLKYKRISSKFQLRRYRPILKTWHPHRAVDYAANYGTPVYSTANGIITTKGRKGALGKTIIIQHGFDHTTVYAHLSRYANSLYKGKKVKKVK from the coding sequence GTGGCCATCATTTACCAAAGTATTATCAAAAACAAATCCATTGAGGCGTTTGCTTATAAAAATAAACATGGGCATCTTGATTACTTTGATCGCTTTGGCCACTCTCTGAGTTCGTCTTTTTTAAAAGCGCCCTTGAAATACAAGCGCATTAGCTCCAAATTTCAACTCAGGCGCTACCGCCCAATCTTAAAAACTTGGCACCCCCATCGAGCCGTTGATTATGCAGCCAACTATGGTACGCCTGTTTATTCTACTGCTAATGGCATAATCACTACTAAAGGCAGAAAAGGCGCACTTGGCAAGACTATCATCATTCAACATGGCTTTGATCACACCACTGTTTATGCGCATTTATCAAGATATGCCAATAGCCTGTACAAAGGCAAAAAGGTTAAAAAAGTCAAATAA
- a CDS encoding phosphoribosylaminoimidazolesuccinocarboxamide synthase yields MGTLFSTNLSLSLIQKGKVRDIYDIDDKRMLIVTTDRLSAFDVVFDDPVANKGVILTEVANFWFEKTRPIIPNHLTLEPLDSVLNTKEVALIKGRGIIVKKLKPLAVEAIVRGYIIGSGWKDYQQTGKVCGIKLPTNLQLAEKLPKALYTPSTKENLGEYDANIDFDKTVEILGQNLAEQVKQASLKIYQFATDYALERGIIIADTKFEFGLDEHNQLTLMDEVLTPDSSRFWSKADYQVGTSPKSFDKQIVRDYLETLDWDKTPPAPILPQSIIQQTADKYKEVQQRLMQD; encoded by the coding sequence ATGGGAACACTATTTAGCACAAACCTAAGCCTGTCACTGATTCAAAAAGGCAAAGTTAGAGACATTTATGACATTGACGATAAACGCATGTTGATTGTTACCACCGACCGACTCAGTGCCTTTGATGTTGTTTTTGATGACCCTGTTGCCAACAAAGGTGTCATCTTAACTGAAGTGGCAAATTTTTGGTTTGAAAAAACCAGGCCTATTATTCCCAATCACTTAACCCTTGAGCCACTTGATAGCGTTCTAAATACCAAAGAGGTGGCTCTAATCAAAGGTCGTGGCATTATTGTCAAAAAACTCAAACCCCTTGCTGTTGAGGCCATTGTTCGTGGCTACATTATCGGCTCTGGCTGGAAAGACTACCAACAAACAGGCAAGGTTTGTGGCATCAAACTACCCACCAACCTACAACTGGCCGAAAAGCTGCCTAAAGCACTCTACACTCCCTCCACAAAAGAAAATTTAGGTGAATATGATGCCAATATTGATTTTGATAAAACGGTTGAAATTTTAGGTCAAAATCTAGCTGAACAAGTTAAGCAAGCAAGCCTTAAAATTTATCAATTTGCTACTGATTATGCTTTAGAGCGTGGCATTATTATCGCTGACACCAAGTTTGAATTTGGACTGGATGAACACAACCAATTAACCTTAATGGATGAAGTGCTAACGCCTGACTCATCACGTTTTTGGTCAAAGGCTGATTATCAAGTAGGCACTAGCCCCAAAAGTTTTGACAAGCAAATTGTGCGCGATTATCTAGAAACACTAGATTGGGACAAAACCCCGCCCGCCCCAATACTACCCCAATCCATTATTCAACAAACCGCTGATAAATACAAAGAAGTTCAACAACGATTAATGCAAGATTAA
- a CDS encoding DUF2797 domain-containing protein, which translates to MQINGLIAKIHAHLNSGVAQYQLPMGDKLLTMNDLVGEQISLEFNGEIVCSNCKKRTNKSYSQGFCYPCCQRLARCDLCIMRPETCHHHLGTCREPQWGLDNCFNPHVVYLANSSGVKVGITRKSNIPSRWIDQGAIAALPILEVSNRLKSGQIEIALKDYVNDKTNWRKMLKNEVEYIDLSTTRDALLKKISHLIDALGAIVLDNEVLEINYPVVEYPSKINSLNFDKTPKIEGVLQGIKGQYLLLDTGVLNIRKFSSYHITLAY; encoded by the coding sequence ATGCAAATTAATGGACTTATTGCAAAAATACACGCCCACTTAAATAGTGGCGTGGCACAGTATCAACTGCCAATGGGTGATAAATTGCTAACTATGAATGATTTGGTAGGCGAACAAATCAGCCTTGAATTTAATGGTGAAATTGTGTGCTCAAATTGTAAAAAACGCACCAATAAAAGCTACTCTCAAGGGTTTTGCTATCCTTGCTGTCAACGTTTAGCCAGGTGTGATTTGTGCATTATGAGGCCTGAAACTTGCCACCATCACCTTGGCACATGTCGTGAACCACAATGGGGGTTGGATAATTGCTTTAACCCACATGTTGTTTATTTGGCTAATTCGTCTGGCGTAAAGGTTGGTATCACTCGTAAAAGCAACATTCCTAGCCGTTGGATTGATCAAGGTGCAATTGCTGCGCTACCAATACTTGAGGTCAGCAATCGACTCAAATCAGGGCAAATTGAAATAGCACTTAAAGATTATGTTAATGATAAAACCAACTGGCGAAAAATGCTCAAAAACGAAGTGGAATACATTGACTTAAGTACAACGCGCGATGCTTTGCTTAAAAAAATATCCCACTTAATCGATGCTTTAGGTGCAATCGTGCTAGACAATGAAGTTCTAGAGATTAACTACCCTGTGGTAGAATACCCTAGCAAAATTAACTCATTAAATTTTGATAAAACCCCTAAAATTGAAGGCGTTTTGCAAGGCATTAAAGGACAATACTTACTGCTTGATACAGGCGTGCTAAACATTAGAAAGTTTAGCTCGTATCATATTACATTAGCTTATTAG
- a CDS encoding FKBP-type peptidyl-prolyl cis-trans isomerase, with protein MADLEIQDLETGTGTTCKVGDSVSMHYTGWLTNGKKFDSSVDRNEPFDFKLGVGQVIAGWDQGIDGMCVGGKRKLTIPSKLAYSEIGAGSLIPPNATLVFEVELLAIQ; from the coding sequence ATGGCAGATTTAGAAATACAAGATTTAGAAACTGGCACAGGTACGACTTGCAAGGTCGGCGATTCTGTCTCAATGCATTACACTGGCTGGCTCACCAATGGCAAAAAGTTTGACTCTAGCGTTGATAGAAACGAACCTTTTGATTTTAAACTTGGCGTTGGGCAAGTCATTGCTGGCTGGGACCAAGGCATTGATGGCATGTGCGTTGGTGGTAAGCGCAAACTCACTATCCCTTCAAAACTGGCTTATAGCGAGATTGGCGCAGGCAGTCTTATTCCGCCAAATGCCACACTGGTTTTTGAGGTTGAATTATTAGCCATTCAATAG